TGGAACTCTTTAAGTATAAATAATTGGCTTTTGTAACATCTTTAAAATAAAAAAAGCTCCTCATCCTAGACATTTAGGACGAAGAGCAACTCACCGCGGTACCACCTAATTTTGTATATTAAATACACTCTTTAATTATGATACAAGCAAAAGCTTATATCATTGTCTTTATAACGGTAGACATTCCGTTTAATTCTACTCTCAAAATGATTTCTATTAAATTCTCCAAGGCTACTTTCCATATATAAATCATGAGAATTTCCACCAACCATTCTCTCTCTTTATTTCAAAAATATATGTACTTCTCCTTATCAACGAAGCATATTTGATTTGTATTAATTATATTCAAAAATGAATATATTTGTCAATAATATTCTGAATATTTTGCTAATTGTATTCTGAATTTTTTTAAAAAATTATAATAATTTATAGTGTATTATATTAATATTTGAAGAAAAATATGTTGTAATTGCTATTAAAAGTTATTATAATATTACGATAATATAATATAAAAATTTGTTTTTAGCAAAAAGTAAACTCATATTGTAATTATGAAAAAATAAAATGGTGATATTAGGAGAACTTTAATGTTAAATCATAAAGGTACACAAATTATTGAAACTACTAAATTTATATTAAGGCCATTTAGAGTTTATGATATCTTTGATATGTATTATAATTGGGCTTCTGATAAGGAGGTTACAAAATATCTTACGTGGGAAAAGCATGATAGCATTAATAAAACTAAAGTTGTAATTTCAATTTGGAAAACTGCTTATCAAAGCTTAGAATATTATAATTGGGCAATAGAAGATAAGTCTACTGGTAGCGTAATTGGAAGTATTAATCTTATGAATCTTGATAACTTTAACGAAAACTGTGAAGTAGGATTTTGTATAGGTAAAGAGTTTTGGAATAAAGGAATTATGACAGAAGTATTAAATACTGTACTTGATTTTGCCTTTATGGAAATTAATTTCTATAGAATTACAGCTAGAAGGCATATTAACAATTTAGCTTCAGGAATGGTTTTGAAGAAATGCAATTTTGTATATGAAGGTATTTTACGGAAAATAGTAAAAAATAATTTAGGTGTATTTGTTGATTGCAAATATTATTCAATAATAAAACCAGAATATATTGAGCTTGAAAAAGCAGGTAATGAAAAGAAGAGTTATAGAGAAATTAAAGATTTAATTAATAACTTAAATTAATAGCAAGGAGCAGATGAGTATATAGTGCCACTGCTCCTTTTAATTATTGAAAATACCTAAAAATATTTTTCTAGATATAAATGCTAGGGATAAAGAGTTTACTATGTTAAAATATAATGTATATACTTACACGAAGGAGATTAAGACTAATGAACATAATTACTTTAGAAAATATAACCAAAAGTTATAGTGATAAAATTTTATTAAACAATATTTCTCTTGGAATAAGTGATGGAGATAAAGTTGGTTTAATTGGTATAAATGGAGCAGGAAAATCCACTTTTTTAAAGGTTGTATCAGGACGTGAAGAATTTTTTGAAGGAAATATTATAAAAGGGAAGAATGTGAGAATTGAATTTCTTGATCAAGATCCAGTATTTCATGAAAATGCAACAGTATTAGAACAAGTATTTAAAGGCGATACTAAAGAAATGAAACTCCTAAAAAAATACGAGGAATTATTAGATAAAATTAAGTCTTCAAAGGGAGAAGAATTTGATTTACTTAATAAGGAACTCATTAAAGTTCAAAGTGAAATTGACTCTTTAAATTTATGGGATATGGAAAGTGAAGCAAAGACTATATTAACTAAGCTTGGAATAAAAGATTTTTCTCAAAAAGTTGGAAATTTATCTGGCGGTCAAAAAAAGCGAATAGCTCTTGCATGCTCACTAATAACTCCATGCCATTTGCTAATTTTAGATGAACCTACAAACCATTTAGATTCAGATTCTATTGAATGGCTTGAAGAGTACTTAAATTCTAGAAAAGGTGCTTTATTAATGATTACTCATGATAGGTATTTTCTAGATAGAGTAACTAATAAAATTATAGAATTAGATAGAGGAAATTTATATTCATATCCTGGAAATTATACAGCTTTTCTTGAAAAGAAAATTGAAAGACTAGAAGTTGAGCAAGTTCAAGAAGATAAAAGAAATGCTTTAATTAGAAATGAGTTAAAATGGGTACGTAGAGGAGCAAAAGCAAGAACTACAAAACAAAAAGCCAGACTCCAAAGATTTGATGAACTTGTTAATACTGAAAGTATGAAGAGACAAGAAGATGTGGATATTTCCCTTGTTGGGTCTCGTCTTGGTAAAAAAGTTGTTGAATTATATAATATAAGCAAATCCTTTGGAGATAAAACATTAATTAAAGATTTTAATTATATATTTTTAAGAGACGATAGAATTGGAGTAGTAGGTGAAAATGGTGCCGGTAAAACAACGTTAGTTAATATATTGAGAGGAAACCTTGCCGCTGACAATGGAACAATTGAAATTGGAGATACAGTAAAGATAAGCTGTTTTTCACAAGATAATAATCATATGGAACCAACCTTAAGAGTAATTGATTATGTTAGGGAGGGTGGCGAATTTATACCAGTTGAAGATGGTACAAAAATTTCTGCTTCAACTATGTGTGAAAGATTCCTTTTTGATAGTACAATGCAATATACTCCTATTGGGAAACTATCTGGAGGAGAAAAACGTAGACTGCATTTACTTAGAATTTTAATGGAATCTCCAAACTTTTTAATATTAGATGAGCCTACTAACGATTTAGATATAGAGACTTTAAAGATACTAGAAGACTTTTTAGATAAATTTATGGGAGTAATAGTTGTTGTATCCCATGATAGATATTTCTTAGATAGAGTTTGTACTAAAATATTTTCTTATGAAGGAAATGGATATATAAAAGAATATCATGGTAATTATAGTGATTTTTTAATTTCAAAGGAAATAGAAAAAGCTTCTGATATAACTACCAGTAAAAATACAGGTGAAACAAAAGATGACAGAATCAAAAACTCAAAAGAAAAAACTAAAGATAACAAACCAAAGTTTACCTTTAAAGAACAAAAAGAATATGAAACAATAGATGATGACATTTTAAAGTTGGAAGAAAAAATTAAAACACTAGAAACTGAAATGTCAAAAAACTCTTCAAACTACGGCAAACTTAATGAGTTAATTAAAGAAAAAGATGTTATTCAAAAAGAATTAGAGTTTAAATATGAACGTTGGGAATATTTAAATGAAATTGCTGAAGCAATTGAAGAATTCAAAAATAATAATTAGAGGTAAATAAATGGAAGTACATGTATTTTTAAAAGGAAAAATTGAACCAACTATATTTCAAGGAGAACGTATTGATATTTTAGATATAGAACTTGAAGGCAGAAAGTATAAACAGATACGATATTTTAGAAAGGGAGTATCAAAATCTCAATATATTAGTGTAGACTTAATAAAAAATATTAAAGAAATTAGGAAGTAAAAATGCAGGTGATATAATTGATAAAACAAATTTTACTAGAGGGTTTCAATAAAAACATAACAAATTTAACTCTTACTAAAGGTCAAAGGGTAATAAAAAATGATTTATTAAGAGACCTTAAAGTTGATGTAGATAGAGATTCTATTAAAATCAATTCAATTGTAGTTTCAGAAAGCCTTCTAAGTGAATATTCATGTAAACTAGAATTTGATAATATAACAAAAGAAGTTATTGGAAGTTACTGTAGTTGCCTGGATTTTGAAAAAAATGAATTTAAAAAAGATAATTATTGCTGTAAGCATTTAGTAGCAACATTTTATACCTTTCTAAGAGAATTAGATGACGATGATGAGTTGAGAAATAAAATAACTAACATTTTTAAACAAAAGGATACGAGAACTTCTTTTAAAGAAGAGTCTAATAATGATTTATTGTCTTTACTTATAGGAGATTCTCAAAAAGAAAAATTGAAATTTGAAGTAATTATTAATAAGAATAATTGGTCTTCAAAGCTTCAAGCGGAATTTAAAATAGGTTTAAAAAACCAAAGCAACAAAATGTATATAGTAAAAGATATTAATCAATTTTTAGTAGCTCACTATAATAAGGTGCCAATAAAATATGGTAAAGATTTTACCTTTGATATTAAAACTCAAAGCTTCAATGCTGAAGATAACAGATTGATTAAATTCATGAATAATATCAAAAATATGGCTGATAGAGATAGAAACTTCAGACGATCACAAGATAAATTAATTGATGGAAAGACTTTGACTATTCCTGATATTATGTTTAAAGAATTTTTGACAATCATTAAAAAAAATAGAGTTTTCCTCGGAGATGGATTTTTTTATAGAATTTTAGAAACTGATATAATATATGGGGATTTACCTATTTCTTTTGCATTAACAAGCAAAAAAGATGTTATAGTTTTAGAAGCTAATAGTGGAATCCCTGAAATCTTAACTCAAAATGAAGATGTGTTTTTATATGGTACTTCAATTTATATTCCATCTATAGAACAATGTGAAAGATTATCTCCTTATTTAAAAATATTTAATGGTACACCAAAAATAAGTTTCAATAAAAATAAAGAAACTAAAATTTTAAAAGAATTGATACCAGCTATTCAAAAAGTATCAAAAGATTTAACTCTTTCAAAAGATATTAGAAATAAAATTATAATTGGTCCTGTTAGTTTTAGATTTTATTTTGATAAGGACAAGGAAATATCTTTATTATATAAAGTTTCTTATGAAGGATATGAGTTTAATTACTTTGATGAAGTTACTGATAAAATAATTTACAGAGATACGCATAAGGAATATGAAGTCTTAGCAACATTAAAAAGCCTTGGATTTGAGGAAATAAATGAAAGACTATATTTTATGAAAGATGATGAAGAAATCTTCAGATTTTTTAAATACGATATAGAAAAACTACAAAAATATGGTGAAGTATTCTATTCTGAAAGATTTAAAGGTATAAAAGATATTAAGAAATCAGATTTTAAGGGAGAAGTTAGAAAAGGTAAGTTCAATTATTTTGAATTTGAATTTAAGCTCTCAGACATATCTCAAGAAGAAACTGCAAAAATCCTAAGAAGTTTTAGAGATAATTTAAAATACTATAAACTTGAAAATGGAGAATTTTTAGATTTAGAAGAAGAAGCTTTAAAAGAAGTACTTGTTCTTATGGATAATTTGCTCTTAGAAGAAGAATTAAACAACAATTTAATACAAATTCCTTCAAGCAAAGGAGCATATTTTGAAGATTATCTTGAAGATAAAGAATTAAGATTTATTGAAACCTGTGAGGAAATTAAGGAATTAAAGAGTAGACTGAAAAATATCAAAGATAAAGTGTTTCAACCACCATATGGTTTACAAGCTCAGCTTAGAGAATATCAAAAAGACGGGTATAATTGGTTTAGAACTTTAGATTATCTGGGTTTTGGAGGAATACTTGGAGACGAAATGGGACTTGGTAAAACCCTTCAAGCTATTACTTTTCTGCTATCTAAACCAAACTCAAAGACTTTAATTATAGCTCCAACTTCTTTGATTTATAATTGGAAAAATGAATTCAAGAAATTTGCTCCATCTTTAAAAATAGGTATATCTAATGGCGTTAGAGAAGAAAGAGAAAAATTAATTGAGAAATACGAC
The window above is part of the Clostridium saccharoperbutylacetonicum N1-4(HMT) genome. Proteins encoded here:
- a CDS encoding ABC-F family ATP-binding cassette domain-containing protein — its product is MNIITLENITKSYSDKILLNNISLGISDGDKVGLIGINGAGKSTFLKVVSGREEFFEGNIIKGKNVRIEFLDQDPVFHENATVLEQVFKGDTKEMKLLKKYEELLDKIKSSKGEEFDLLNKELIKVQSEIDSLNLWDMESEAKTILTKLGIKDFSQKVGNLSGGQKKRIALACSLITPCHLLILDEPTNHLDSDSIEWLEEYLNSRKGALLMITHDRYFLDRVTNKIIELDRGNLYSYPGNYTAFLEKKIERLEVEQVQEDKRNALIRNELKWVRRGAKARTTKQKARLQRFDELVNTESMKRQEDVDISLVGSRLGKKVVELYNISKSFGDKTLIKDFNYIFLRDDRIGVVGENGAGKTTLVNILRGNLAADNGTIEIGDTVKISCFSQDNNHMEPTLRVIDYVREGGEFIPVEDGTKISASTMCERFLFDSTMQYTPIGKLSGGEKRRLHLLRILMESPNFLILDEPTNDLDIETLKILEDFLDKFMGVIVVVSHDRYFLDRVCTKIFSYEGNGYIKEYHGNYSDFLISKEIEKASDITTSKNTGETKDDRIKNSKEKTKDNKPKFTFKEQKEYETIDDDILKLEEKIKTLETEMSKNSSNYGKLNELIKEKDVIQKELEFKYERWEYLNEIAEAIEEFKNNN
- a CDS encoding GNAT family N-acetyltransferase, with the translated sequence MLNHKGTQIIETTKFILRPFRVYDIFDMYYNWASDKEVTKYLTWEKHDSINKTKVVISIWKTAYQSLEYYNWAIEDKSTGSVIGSINLMNLDNFNENCEVGFCIGKEFWNKGIMTEVLNTVLDFAFMEINFYRITARRHINNLASGMVLKKCNFVYEGILRKIVKNNLGVFVDCKYYSIIKPEYIELEKAGNEKKSYREIKDLINNLN
- a CDS encoding DEAD/DEAH box helicase, giving the protein MIKQILLEGFNKNITNLTLTKGQRVIKNDLLRDLKVDVDRDSIKINSIVVSESLLSEYSCKLEFDNITKEVIGSYCSCLDFEKNEFKKDNYCCKHLVATFYTFLRELDDDDELRNKITNIFKQKDTRTSFKEESNNDLLSLLIGDSQKEKLKFEVIINKNNWSSKLQAEFKIGLKNQSNKMYIVKDINQFLVAHYNKVPIKYGKDFTFDIKTQSFNAEDNRLIKFMNNIKNMADRDRNFRRSQDKLIDGKTLTIPDIMFKEFLTIIKKNRVFLGDGFFYRILETDIIYGDLPISFALTSKKDVIVLEANSGIPEILTQNEDVFLYGTSIYIPSIEQCERLSPYLKIFNGTPKISFNKNKETKILKELIPAIQKVSKDLTLSKDIRNKIIIGPVSFRFYFDKDKEISLLYKVSYEGYEFNYFDEVTDKIIYRDTHKEYEVLATLKSLGFEEINERLYFMKDDEEIFRFFKYDIEKLQKYGEVFYSERFKGIKDIKKSDFKGEVRKGKFNYFEFEFKLSDISQEETAKILRSFRDNLKYYKLENGEFLDLEEEALKEVLVLMDNLLLEEELNNNLIQIPSSKGAYFEDYLEDKELRFIETCEEIKELKSRLKNIKDKVFQPPYGLQAQLREYQKDGYNWFRTLDYLGFGGILGDEMGLGKTLQAITFLLSKPNSKTLIIAPTSLIYNWKNEFKKFAPSLKIGISNGVREEREKLIEKYDKFDVILTTYNLLRRDLELYNMEFDYCILDEAQNIKNQSSLSAKSVKDIKAKIKFALTGTPIENSLMELWSIFDFIMPGYLYNEKKFVTRYFRRLEEGPEILEELNRLTKPFILRRYKKDVIKELPDKIEKRLFVPLSDEQKVVYETYSNYARDLIQKKVDDFEFAKSKIEILSYITKLRQICLDPSVTMDNYSGASGKIDALIELLEQSIEEGHKILVFSQFTSVLKNIGKILSEKHFLYSYLDGAVSSINRMKMVDEFNNGENPVFLVSLKAGGTGLNLTSADIVIHFDPWWNPAVEDQATDRAHRIGQKNIVEVIKLIAEGTIEEKIMELQDSKRELINKVLGDDLSVGTFINTLKEDEIINLFNQDKN